One genomic segment of Helianthus annuus cultivar XRQ/B chromosome 14, HanXRQr2.0-SUNRISE, whole genome shotgun sequence includes these proteins:
- the LOC110908705 gene encoding protochlorophyllide-dependent translocon component 52, chloroplastic, with translation MELRAPTPVSPPSLIRTQLSKPIFTLPFTPNKPYSPLTTSTQFQKPKFKTLTAISPSVSTEQETETHDQDEKFDWYSQWYAVMPVCDLDKRAPHGKKVMGLDVVVWWDKNENAWKVFDDMCPHRLAPLSEGRIDQWGRLQCVYHGWCFSGSGDCKLIPQAPPDGPPVNTFKKACVAVYPSTVQNGIVWFWPNTDPQYKDILTKKKPPSIPELDDPSYTFQMFNREIPYGYEILAENLMDPAHVPYAHYGIFRAPQPSVKVDREGGAPIDINIDPIHKNGFTANQPYGGSKFVAPSLHISFTEIPKGKSAQPRRLLLIFICIPVSPGNSRLIFISGRNFAVGIDRIVPRWTFHINQNLVIDSDLYLLHIEEKKLMKPGFSSWEKACFVPTKSDAKVVAFRKWLKKYSGGRIDWGNKFNESLPPTPPREQLMDRYWSHVVNCSSCNGAYKGLKALEVALQVFSVAAVAMVAATKQGIISVAARNSLAVAAVLCFVGSKWVAYFVYKNFHFHDYNHAFQ, from the exons ATGGAACTCCGAGCTCCCACCCCTGTTTCTCCACCTTCACTCATCCGAACCCAATTATCCAAACCCATTTTCACTCTTCCATTTACTCCAAACAAACCATATTCACCCTTAACCACTTCAACCCAATTCCAAAAACCCAAATTCAAGACTTTAACAGCCATTTCTCCATCTGTTTCAACCGAACAAGAAACCGAAACCCATGATCAAGATGAGAAATTCGACTGGTATTCTCAGTGGTATGCAGTCATGCCAGTGTGTGATCTGGACAAGAGGGCCCCACATGGGAAGAAGGTGATGGGTCTTGATGTTGTGGTGTGGTGGGATAAGAATGAGAATGCATGGAAGGTGTTCGACGATATGTGTCCTCACAGATTGGCTCCACTTTCTGAAGGAAGGATTGATCAGTGGGGTAGGCTGCAGTGTGTGTATCATGGCTGGTGCTTTAGTGGCTCTGGTGACTGTAAATTGATCCCTCAAGCTCCCCCTGACGGTCCTCCG GTTAATACGTTTAAAAAGGCGTGTGTTGCGGTTTATCCAAGCACCGTGCAAAATGGAATTGTTTGGTTTTGGCCCAACACTGATCCGCAGTACAAAGATatcctcacaaagaagaaaccACCATCCATCCCTGAACTCGACGATCCTTCATATACATTCCAAATGTTTAACCGAGAAATACCATATGG GTATGAAATCCTGGCTGAAAACCTCATGGACCCTGCTCATGTTCCATATGCACATTATGGAATATTTAGGGCGCCACAGCCTAG TGTTAAGGTCGATCGGGAAGGGGGTGCCCCCATAGATATAAACATAGATCCGATACACAAAAATGGTTTTACCGCAAACCAGCCATACGGCGGATCGAAATTTGTCGCTCCTAGTCTACATATCTCATTTACTGAAATTCCAAAG GGGAAATCAGCACAACCACGACGGTTGTTACTGATCTTTATATGTATACCAGTGAGCCCGGGTAACAGCAGATTGATCTTTATTTCCGGAAGAAACTTTGCTGTTGGGATCGATCGAATTGTTCCCAGATGGACGTTCCATattaatcagaatttggttattgattCAGATTTGTATCTTCTTCATATTGAG GAGAAGAAACTGATGAAACCCGGTTTTTCCAGTTGGGAAAAAGCCTGTTTCGTGCCAACTAAATCAGACGCGAAAGTGGTTGCGTTTAGAAAGTGGTTAAAGAAATATTCAGGCGGCCGAATTGACTGGGGAAACAAATTTAATGAATCTTTACCGCCTACACCGCCTAGAGAACAACTTATGGACAG GTATTGGAGTCATGTGGTGAACTGTAGCAGCTGCAATGGTGCGTATAAAGGTTTGAAGGCTCTTGAGGTGGCTCTTCAGGTGTTTTCGGTTGCTGCAGTGGCTATGGTGGCTGCAACCAAACAAGGGATCATATCGGTTGCTGCAAGGAATTCACTTGCGGTTGCTGCAGTTTTGTGCTTTGTGGGATCAAAATGGGTGGCTTATTTTGTTTACAAAAACTTCCATTTTCATGATTATAATCATGCTTTTCAATGA